The Sphingomonas sanxanigenens DSM 19645 = NX02 genome includes a region encoding these proteins:
- the sctJ gene encoding type III secretion system inner membrane ring lipoprotein SctJ, whose translation MRSLKRALLAAGLMLGALTVSGCGNQEIYGKLKESQANEMIAALRNADIAASKEASGEGEWSVSVSPDQFSRAVDVLKANGLPRNEYQSLGDVFAKKGFVSSPVEERARLIFGLSQELSRTVSAIDGVVEARVHLAIPEADPLSDTTKPSSAAVFVKYQPGFDVRSQTGAIKSLVTNAIEGLQYDKVSVVMVPSQSAPVAAESSDALASPYIRIGIAILALAALIWLVLSRRKRPAGGLPSTTEPQG comes from the coding sequence ATGCGGAGCCTCAAGCGCGCGCTGCTCGCCGCCGGCCTGATGCTCGGTGCCCTGACAGTGTCGGGGTGCGGCAATCAGGAAATCTACGGCAAGCTCAAGGAAAGCCAGGCAAACGAGATGATCGCGGCGTTGCGCAACGCCGACATCGCCGCATCCAAGGAAGCGTCCGGGGAAGGCGAATGGAGCGTGTCGGTCAGCCCGGACCAGTTCAGCCGCGCGGTCGATGTGCTCAAGGCCAATGGCCTGCCGCGCAACGAGTATCAGTCGCTGGGCGACGTGTTCGCCAAGAAGGGCTTCGTTTCCTCGCCGGTCGAGGAGCGGGCCCGGCTGATCTTCGGCCTGTCGCAGGAACTGAGCCGCACCGTGAGCGCGATCGACGGCGTCGTCGAGGCGCGCGTCCATCTCGCCATCCCCGAAGCCGATCCGCTGTCGGACACCACCAAGCCGTCGTCGGCGGCGGTGTTCGTCAAATATCAGCCGGGGTTCGATGTGCGCAGCCAGACCGGGGCGATCAAGAGCCTCGTCACCAACGCGATCGAGGGCCTGCAATATGACAAGGTCTCGGTGGTGATGGTGCCGAGCCAGTCGGCGCCGGTCGCCGCCGAAAGCAGCGATGCGCTGGCATCGCCCTATATCCGCATCGGCATCGCGATCCTCGCGCTGGCCGCCCTGATCTGGCTGGTCCTCAGCCGGCGCAAGCGCCCCGCCGGCGGCCTGCCCTCCACCACCGAGCCGCAGGGATGA
- a CDS encoding FliI/YscN family ATPase — protein MSIEERVSDLVRQLGEAPAFEQRGRVRGAVGTSIRVAGITARIGQTCALLDVTGETTLMAEVVGLSDGEALLTPLGELRGLSNETEVVVRVGEDRVPVGDSLLGRVVDARLRPLDGGPAISADRFRPLYGEAPNPMQRARIDRTVETGVRAIDGVLPLGRGQRIGVFAAAGGGKSTLLATLARQAEADAIVIALIGERGREVREFVEDNLGTEGLARSVTVVATSDRPALERARAAHAATAIAEGLRAEGRHVLLLMDSVTRFSRALREIGLATGEPPVRRGFPPSVFAELPRLFERSGTDDAGAITGIYTVLLEDEEDDPIGEEVRSLLDGHIYLSRKLAARGHYPAIDILASQSRLMGQLTGPEQRAAANALRTHLAKLDEIEILLQVGDYKPGQDLAADRALAQREALDAFLRQPLDDRVALPTTLALLRGFDG, from the coding sequence ATGTCGATTGAGGAACGCGTCAGCGACCTCGTCCGCCAGCTCGGCGAGGCGCCGGCGTTCGAGCAGCGCGGGCGGGTGCGCGGTGCGGTCGGCACCTCGATCCGCGTCGCCGGCATCACCGCGCGCATCGGCCAGACCTGCGCGCTGCTCGACGTGACCGGCGAGACGACGTTGATGGCCGAGGTCGTCGGCCTTTCCGACGGCGAGGCGCTGCTGACGCCGCTCGGCGAATTGCGCGGGCTGTCCAACGAGACCGAGGTGGTCGTGCGCGTCGGCGAGGATCGCGTGCCGGTGGGCGACAGCCTGCTCGGCCGCGTCGTCGACGCGCGGCTGCGCCCGCTCGACGGCGGGCCGGCGATCAGCGCCGATCGCTTCCGGCCCCTTTATGGCGAGGCGCCCAACCCGATGCAGCGCGCGCGCATCGACCGCACGGTGGAGACGGGCGTGCGCGCGATCGACGGGGTGCTGCCGCTCGGTCGCGGCCAGCGCATCGGCGTGTTCGCGGCGGCGGGCGGCGGCAAGTCGACCTTGCTCGCGACTCTCGCCCGGCAGGCCGAGGCGGACGCGATCGTCATCGCGCTGATCGGCGAACGCGGCCGCGAGGTGCGCGAATTCGTCGAGGACAATCTCGGCACCGAAGGGCTTGCCCGCTCGGTGACGGTGGTCGCCACCTCCGATCGCCCCGCGCTGGAGCGCGCCCGCGCCGCGCACGCCGCGACCGCGATCGCCGAGGGGCTGCGCGCCGAGGGGCGCCACGTCCTGCTGCTGATGGATTCGGTCACCCGTTTCTCGCGCGCGCTGCGCGAGATCGGCCTCGCCACCGGCGAGCCGCCGGTGCGGCGCGGCTTCCCGCCCTCCGTCTTCGCCGAGCTCCCGCGGCTGTTCGAGCGCAGCGGCACCGACGATGCCGGCGCGATCACCGGCATCTATACGGTGCTGCTGGAGGATGAGGAGGATGACCCGATCGGCGAGGAGGTGCGCTCGCTGCTCGACGGCCACATCTATCTCTCGCGCAAGCTGGCGGCGCGCGGCCATTATCCGGCGATCGACATTCTCGCCAGCCAGAGCCGCCTGATGGGGCAGCTCACCGGGCCCGAGCAACGCGCCGCCGCCAATGCGCTGCGCACCCACCTCGCCAAGCTCGACGAGATCGAGATCCTGCTGCAGGTCGGTGACTACAAGCCCGGCCAGGATCTGGCCGCCGACCGCGCGCTGGCGCAGCGCGAGGCGCTCGACGCCTTCCTGCGGCAGCCGCTCGACGATCGCGTCGCGCTGCCGACCACCCTGGCCTTGTTGAGAGGATTCGACGGATGA
- the cobU gene encoding bifunctional adenosylcobinamide kinase/adenosylcobinamide-phosphate guanylyltransferase translates to MHPPILFVLGGARSGKSRYAQRRAEALPGDLVYVATAQAFDDEMAARIASHRTDRGARWRTVEAPLALAGTIAAEAQPDRVLLVDCLTLWASNLLLADRADGEGADAAAGLVAALAAASGPVILVANEVGLGIVPDNALARRFRDIAGRINQAVAAAAHEVQFIDAGLPLRLK, encoded by the coding sequence ATGCATCCGCCCATCCTGTTCGTCCTCGGCGGCGCCCGGTCGGGCAAGAGCCGCTATGCCCAGCGGCGCGCCGAGGCGCTGCCCGGCGACCTCGTCTATGTCGCGACCGCGCAGGCCTTCGATGATGAGATGGCGGCGCGCATCGCCAGCCACCGCACCGATCGCGGCGCTCGCTGGCGCACGGTGGAAGCGCCGCTGGCGCTGGCCGGGACGATCGCAGCCGAGGCGCAGCCCGATCGCGTGCTGCTGGTCGACTGCCTGACGCTGTGGGCATCCAACCTGCTGCTTGCCGATCGCGCCGACGGCGAGGGCGCCGACGCCGCCGCGGGGCTGGTCGCAGCGCTGGCGGCGGCCAGCGGGCCGGTGATCCTCGTCGCCAACGAAGTCGGGCTCGGCATCGTGCCGGATAATGCGCTCGCGCGCCGGTTTCGCGACATTGCCGGGCGGATCAACCAGGCGGTCGCGGCCGCCGCGCACGAGGTCCAGTTCATCGACGCCGGGCTGCCGCTGCGGCTGAAATGA
- a CDS encoding sensor histidine kinase, translating into MPRFVPRLIPKSTIGRIALASVGVQVLTTGAALFSMQVVTERALDEGARSFVVELNQDLDDAYERGGRGWLTAAIDRRIQTVGRRDAVIALVDGDRLVAGNLIDWPRSEVVSGGIHRVTLRRREAPMAEPMLVIVTRLPGGERLVAGQTLEEQRRLGDRSRRAFAIALLLGALLAAAGSLLLARLIGRRVDHVAAVAAEVGGGDLAQRVAISGSDDAFDRLALAINAMLARIESLVAELRLVTDSLAHDLRSPVARLKSRLEGAVRDVSDPRAQLALGAGVEEADRLQAMLATALQISRAEAGIGRNQFRTFLASEMIADLAEVYGPLAEDRGIDVRVHADPPVRVTAHRELLGQAIANLIDNALNHAEGATLLDLAIKRRSEDVIITVADNGPGIPEDRRGEALRRFGRLDAARQASGAGLGLSLVATLAHLHRGRLELDDNRPGLIVRLILPIAVN; encoded by the coding sequence GTGCCGCGCTTCGTCCCGCGCCTGATCCCGAAATCGACGATCGGGCGCATCGCGCTCGCCTCGGTCGGCGTGCAGGTGCTGACGACGGGGGCCGCGCTGTTCTCGATGCAGGTCGTCACCGAACGCGCGCTCGACGAGGGTGCACGCTCGTTCGTCGTCGAGCTCAACCAGGATCTCGACGACGCCTATGAGCGGGGCGGCCGCGGCTGGCTGACCGCGGCGATCGACCGCCGCATCCAGACGGTGGGGCGGCGCGACGCGGTGATCGCGCTCGTCGACGGCGATCGGCTGGTCGCCGGCAACCTGATCGACTGGCCGCGCAGCGAGGTGGTTTCCGGCGGCATCCACCGCGTGACGTTGCGGCGGCGCGAGGCGCCGATGGCCGAACCGATGCTGGTGATCGTCACCCGCCTGCCCGGCGGCGAACGGCTGGTCGCAGGCCAGACGCTGGAGGAACAGCGGCGGCTGGGCGACCGCAGCCGCCGCGCCTTCGCGATCGCGCTGCTGCTGGGCGCGCTGCTCGCGGCTGCCGGCAGCCTGTTGCTCGCGCGGCTGATCGGCCGGCGGGTGGATCATGTTGCCGCGGTCGCGGCGGAGGTGGGCGGCGGCGATCTCGCGCAGCGCGTCGCAATCAGCGGCAGCGACGATGCGTTCGACCGGCTTGCGCTGGCGATCAATGCGATGCTCGCGCGCATCGAATCTCTGGTCGCCGAACTGCGCCTCGTCACCGACTCGCTGGCGCACGACCTGCGTTCTCCCGTCGCGCGGCTCAAGTCGCGGCTGGAGGGCGCGGTGCGCGACGTTTCCGATCCGCGCGCGCAACTGGCGCTCGGCGCCGGGGTGGAGGAGGCGGACCGTCTCCAGGCGATGCTCGCCACCGCGCTGCAGATCAGCCGCGCCGAGGCCGGCATCGGCCGCAACCAGTTCCGCACTTTCCTCGCTTCCGAGATGATCGCCGATCTGGCCGAGGTCTATGGCCCGCTGGCGGAGGATCGCGGCATCGACGTGCGCGTCCATGCCGATCCGCCCGTCCGCGTCACCGCGCACCGCGAACTGCTGGGGCAGGCGATCGCCAATCTGATCGACAACGCGCTGAACCATGCCGAGGGGGCGACCCTGCTCGACCTTGCGATCAAGCGGCGCAGCGAGGATGTGATCATCACCGTCGCCGACAATGGCCCCGGCATCCCGGAAGACCGCCGCGGCGAGGCGCTGCGCCGCTTCGGCCGGCTCGATGCCGCCCGCCAGGCGAGCGGCGCGGGCCTCGGCCTCTCGCTGGTCGCGACCCTGGCGCACCTCCACCGCGGCCGGCTGGAACTGGACGACAACCGCCCCGGACTGATCGTGCGGCTGATCCTGCCTATCGCGGTAAATTGA
- a CDS encoding response regulator transcription factor: protein MTGKILLVEDDAATAEFIAKGLDEAGYTVDRAEDGRTGLFHATDGGYDAIILDRMLPGMDGMAVLAAIRAAEISTPVLILSALGAVDARVEGLTSGANDYLVKPFAFAELLARLRLLIRAQAPAAGRQVTRLDCAGLEMDLLSRKVRRDGRAIDLQPREFRLLEFLLRHKDQVVTRTMLLEGVWEYHFDPGSNVIDVHVSRLRRKIDDGFAVPLLRTIRGAGYMLGPVDA, encoded by the coding sequence ATGACCGGCAAGATCCTGCTCGTCGAAGACGATGCCGCCACCGCCGAATTCATTGCCAAGGGCCTCGACGAGGCAGGCTATACCGTCGATCGGGCCGAGGATGGCCGCACCGGCCTGTTTCACGCGACCGATGGCGGCTATGACGCGATCATCCTCGATCGCATGCTGCCCGGCATGGACGGCATGGCGGTATTGGCCGCGATCCGCGCGGCGGAGATCAGCACGCCGGTGCTGATCCTGTCCGCGCTGGGCGCGGTCGACGCGCGCGTGGAGGGCCTGACATCCGGCGCCAACGACTATCTCGTCAAACCCTTCGCCTTCGCCGAACTGCTCGCGCGGCTGCGGCTGCTGATCCGCGCGCAGGCGCCGGCGGCGGGGCGACAGGTCACCCGGCTCGATTGCGCCGGGCTGGAGATGGACCTGCTGTCGCGCAAGGTGCGGCGCGATGGGCGCGCGATCGATCTGCAGCCACGCGAATTCCGGCTGCTCGAATTCCTGCTGCGCCACAAGGACCAGGTCGTCACGCGCACGATGCTGCTCGAAGGCGTGTGGGAATATCACTTCGATCCGGGCAGCAATGTGATCGACGTGCATGTCAGCCGCCTGCGCCGCAAGATCGACGACGGGTTCGCGGTGCCGCTGCTGCGCACCATCCGCGGTGCCGGCTATATGCTCGGCCCGGTCGACGCCTGA
- a CDS encoding DUF6771 family protein, with translation MDQRLDTRRLSSILRDAPAWARLGLTLPDPGLRERAADALAATIVRRLAESGGAGGEDRDQLPLL, from the coding sequence ATGGACCAGCGACTCGATACCCGCCGCCTTTCCTCGATCCTGCGTGACGCGCCCGCCTGGGCTCGGCTCGGGCTGACATTGCCGGATCCGGGACTACGTGAACGGGCGGCGGATGCGCTCGCCGCCACCATCGTGCGGCGGCTGGCCGAGAGCGGCGGGGCGGGGGGTGAAGATCGCGATCAACTCCCCCTGCTTTGA
- a CDS encoding protein adenylyltransferase SelO produces the protein MRRTDSRDRQGCAAGTQSPPRRKAEVPVTLTLPFDNSYARLPDRFYAHVAPMKPPAPRLIRLNRPLAEQLGLDPDALASEAGLQILSGREVAIGSQPIALAYAGHQFGHFVPQLGDGRAILLGEVVDRDGRRRDLQLKGAGRTPFSRGGDGRAALGPVLREYVVSEAMAALGVPTTRALAAVTTGDSVMRELVLPGAVLTRVAASHIRVGTFQFFAARGDQDALRLLADHVIARHYPEAAEDPHPYRALLDGVIARQASLIARWLQVGFIHGVMNTDNMSIAGETIDYGPCAFLDAYDPEKVFSSIDQNGRYAFGNQPRIALWNLVRLAETLLELLDPDGETAVKIAEAALEAFGPQFEAAYQAGLRRKLGLSVERAGDAELAGDLLTAMSANQVDFTLFFRRLAAAQAPDAGEPVCALFVDPTVADAWLGRWRQRLADDPQDPAARAAAMNRANPAYIPRNHRVEEVIRAAVDRDDFAPFERLLAVLAAPFEAREADAAFETPPTPDERVMATFCGT, from the coding sequence ATGCGGCGGACGGATAGCCGCGATCGGCAGGGTTGCGCCGCGGGCACGCAGTCGCCACCTCGCCGCAAAGCCGAGGTGCCCGTGACCCTGACATTGCCGTTCGACAACAGCTATGCCCGCCTGCCCGATCGCTTCTACGCGCATGTCGCGCCGATGAAGCCGCCGGCACCGCGGCTCATCCGGCTCAACCGCCCGCTGGCGGAGCAACTGGGTCTCGATCCTGACGCCTTGGCGAGCGAAGCCGGGCTGCAGATCCTGTCGGGGCGCGAGGTCGCCATCGGCTCGCAGCCGATCGCGCTTGCCTATGCCGGTCACCAGTTCGGCCATTTCGTGCCGCAACTGGGTGACGGGCGCGCGATCCTGCTGGGCGAGGTCGTCGATCGCGACGGCCGCCGGCGCGACCTGCAGTTGAAGGGCGCCGGACGCACGCCCTTTTCGCGCGGCGGCGACGGTCGCGCGGCGCTGGGGCCGGTGCTGCGCGAATATGTCGTCAGCGAGGCGATGGCGGCGCTCGGCGTGCCGACCACGCGCGCGCTGGCGGCGGTGACCACGGGCGACAGCGTGATGCGCGAACTGGTGCTGCCCGGCGCGGTGCTCACCCGCGTCGCCGCGAGCCATATCCGCGTCGGCACCTTCCAGTTCTTCGCCGCCCGCGGCGACCAGGACGCGCTGCGGCTGCTGGCCGACCATGTCATCGCGCGCCACTATCCCGAAGCCGCCGAGGATCCCCATCCCTATCGCGCGCTGCTCGATGGCGTGATCGCGCGGCAGGCCTCGCTGATCGCGCGCTGGCTGCAGGTCGGCTTCATCCACGGGGTGATGAATACGGACAATATGTCGATCGCCGGCGAGACGATCGACTATGGCCCCTGCGCCTTCCTCGACGCCTATGATCCGGAAAAGGTATTCAGTTCGATCGACCAGAACGGCCGCTATGCTTTCGGCAACCAGCCGCGCATCGCGCTGTGGAACCTCGTGCGCCTTGCCGAGACGCTGCTGGAGCTGCTCGATCCCGACGGCGAGACGGCGGTGAAGATCGCCGAGGCGGCGCTGGAGGCGTTCGGGCCGCAGTTCGAGGCGGCCTATCAGGCCGGCCTGCGCCGCAAGCTGGGATTGTCGGTCGAACGCGCCGGCGATGCCGAGCTTGCCGGCGACCTGCTGACCGCGATGAGCGCCAACCAGGTCGATTTCACCCTGTTCTTCCGCCGCCTCGCTGCCGCGCAGGCGCCCGACGCCGGCGAGCCGGTGTGCGCATTGTTCGTCGACCCGACCGTGGCGGACGCGTGGCTGGGCCGCTGGCGGCAACGGCTGGCCGACGATCCACAGGATCCAGCGGCGCGTGCCGCGGCGATGAACCGGGCCAACCCCGCCTATATCCCGCGCAACCATCGCGTCGAAGAGGTTATCCGCGCGGCGGTGGATCGCGACGATTTCGCGCCGTTCGAACGGCTGCTCGCGGTGCTGGCCGCGCCGTTCGAGGCGCGCGAGGCGGATGCTGCATTCGAGACGCCGCCAACGCCGGACGAGCGGGTGATGGCGACGTTCTGCGGCACCTGA
- a CDS encoding DUF5818 domain-containing protein, with product MENSIAEPLLTAGVKASARCRQTGELIYKQWCYALRRHDGSEIWLEMDRIPLHLVEQQVLVEGVVYGGEVISVERIGPH from the coding sequence ATGGAAAACAGTATCGCAGAGCCTTTGCTGACAGCGGGCGTGAAAGCGAGCGCGCGTTGCCGGCAAACCGGTGAACTGATCTACAAGCAGTGGTGCTATGCGCTGCGTCGGCACGACGGCAGCGAGATCTGGCTTGAGATGGACCGCATTCCGCTCCACCTCGTCGAACAGCAGGTCCTGGTGGAGGGCGTCGTCTATGGCGGCGAAGTCATCTCGGTCGAACGGATCGGACCTCACTGA
- a CDS encoding gamma-glutamylcyclotransferase family protein, which translates to MAAKSSRSNGSDLTDPPLRLFAYGTLRDPLVQQRLFGRDLAGKPDALTGYVLASILIGGAIYPILHPGGSGDRVAGTALAVTGNDLAAADAYEGDDYARIAVTLESGRGAFVYVAAGGRE; encoded by the coding sequence ATGGCGGCGAAGTCATCTCGGTCGAACGGATCGGACCTCACTGATCCACCCCTCCGGCTGTTCGCCTATGGCACGTTGCGCGACCCGTTGGTGCAGCAGCGGCTGTTCGGGCGCGATCTGGCCGGCAAGCCCGATGCGCTGACCGGCTATGTCCTCGCATCGATCCTGATCGGCGGCGCGATCTATCCGATCCTCCACCCCGGCGGCAGCGGTGACCGCGTGGCCGGCACCGCGCTGGCGGTGACCGGAAACGATCTCGCCGCGGCCGACGCCTATGAGGGTGATGATTATGCGCGGATCGCGGTTACGCTCGAATCCGGTCGGGGGGCGTTCGTCTATGTCGCGGCCGGTGGGCGCGAATAG
- a CDS encoding TonB-dependent receptor, which translates to MRLFGQVLIAAIAAGVSPVAMAQISAEMPPPEPTADATDPEAAEDDAGEDIVVTGARERGSVVGNVKPEQQLGSADIRSYAVSSIAELITELAPQTNAAGGAPVILLNGKRISAFAEIQDMPPEAIERVDILPEEVALSYGYAANQKVVNIVLRRRFRAETAELRAGTTTDGGRENGKVEAGLLRIRNDNRFNLDLEYSRAARLLENERGITAAAPSRPFSLIGNITAADGESEIDPALSGLAGTPVTVVAVPGSASRGAPSLAAFVPGANQPTVSDVGRFRTLSPATQNLAVNAVYARPLGSGISASVNARFEIIDSDSLQGLPGASLQLPGGSPFSPFAETTQLYRYIDTAGPLGQSSRGRTGHLGVALNGQISSWQWSFTGAYDISESKTRTDRGIDTGALQAAILAGDPLLNPYAAIPSTLLGDTTTDRARSTTSGLVGDLLVTGALFTLPAGKATTSVRVGASSNDVESRSVRSGVERNADFSRDIVNGQVNIDLPITSRRNGVLGAVGDFALNANAAVEHLSDAGTLNTYGYGLRWTPITQIRLIASRTHDQNAPTGQQVNAPQIVTPNVPIFDYARGETVFVSQIGGGNPLLTESERTVTRVGLTVKPFDKPDLTLTATYTDRRTDNPIAAFPTPTPQIEAAFPDRFLRDAGGALIQVDGRPINFASARSSQLRWGFNLSLPLKSSIQKKIEAWRAAGGNRDEMPAELRAMMGNRQRERGPEGQVPPNQADRERAAQGGERAGPGGPGGPGGGGLRSGRGFGGRGRGPGAGGRLQFALFHTWHFIERIEIDPSLPALDLLDGDATSSNGGQPRHELQGQLGYSNNGLGARMSVEWQNATRVNGALGGNGTTLRFGDLATVDLRLFANLGQMPTLVQKHPFLRGARVSLSIANLFNQRQSVVDESGATPVRYQPAYLDPLGRTISINFRKLF; encoded by the coding sequence ATGCGGCTTTTCGGTCAGGTCTTGATTGCAGCAATCGCGGCCGGCGTGTCGCCGGTGGCGATGGCCCAGATCAGCGCGGAGATGCCGCCGCCCGAGCCAACGGCCGATGCGACCGATCCCGAAGCGGCGGAAGATGATGCCGGCGAGGACATCGTCGTCACCGGTGCGCGCGAACGCGGCTCGGTGGTCGGCAATGTGAAGCCGGAACAGCAGCTCGGCAGCGCCGACATCCGCTCCTACGCGGTGAGTTCGATCGCCGAACTCATCACCGAACTGGCGCCGCAGACCAATGCCGCGGGCGGCGCGCCGGTGATCCTGCTCAACGGCAAGCGCATCTCCGCCTTCGCCGAGATCCAGGATATGCCCCCCGAGGCGATCGAGCGCGTCGACATCCTGCCGGAGGAGGTCGCGCTTTCCTATGGCTACGCCGCCAATCAGAAGGTGGTGAACATCGTGCTGCGCCGGCGCTTCCGCGCCGAGACCGCCGAACTGCGCGCGGGCACCACCACCGATGGCGGGCGCGAAAACGGCAAGGTCGAGGCAGGGCTGCTGCGCATCCGCAACGACAACCGCTTCAACCTCGACCTCGAATATTCGCGTGCCGCGCGGCTGCTGGAGAATGAGCGCGGCATCACCGCCGCTGCGCCGTCGCGGCCCTTCTCGCTCATCGGTAACATCACCGCGGCCGATGGCGAAAGCGAGATCGATCCGGCGCTTTCGGGGCTTGCCGGCACGCCCGTCACGGTGGTGGCGGTGCCGGGATCGGCATCGCGCGGCGCGCCGTCGCTCGCGGCGTTCGTGCCGGGCGCCAACCAGCCCACGGTCAGCGATGTCGGCCGTTTCCGCACGCTCAGCCCCGCGACGCAGAACCTCGCGGTCAATGCGGTCTATGCGCGGCCGCTGGGGAGCGGCATCTCGGCCTCGGTCAATGCGCGCTTCGAGATCATCGACAGCGATTCCCTGCAGGGCCTGCCCGGCGCCTCGCTGCAACTGCCCGGCGGCAGCCCCTTCTCGCCGTTCGCGGAGACGACGCAGCTCTATCGCTATATCGATACCGCCGGCCCGCTGGGCCAGAGCTCTCGCGGGCGCACCGGCCATCTCGGCGTCGCGCTCAACGGCCAGATCTCCAGCTGGCAATGGTCGTTCACCGGCGCCTATGACATCTCGGAATCGAAGACGCGCACCGATCGCGGCATCGATACCGGCGCGCTGCAGGCGGCGATCCTGGCCGGCGACCCCCTGCTCAATCCCTATGCCGCGATCCCGTCCACCCTGCTCGGCGACACCACGACCGATCGCGCGCGCTCGACCACCTCGGGGCTGGTCGGCGATCTGCTGGTGACCGGCGCGCTGTTTACATTGCCCGCGGGCAAGGCGACCACCAGCGTGCGCGTCGGCGCATCGAGCAATGATGTCGAGAGCCGGTCGGTGCGGTCGGGCGTCGAGCGCAACGCCGATTTCTCGCGCGATATCGTCAACGGCCAGGTCAATATCGATCTGCCGATCACCAGCCGCCGCAACGGCGTGCTCGGCGCGGTCGGCGATTTCGCGCTCAACGCCAATGCGGCGGTCGAGCATCTGTCGGACGCGGGCACGCTCAACACCTATGGCTATGGCCTGCGCTGGACGCCGATCACCCAGATCCGCCTGATCGCCTCGCGCACGCACGATCAGAATGCGCCGACCGGCCAGCAGGTCAACGCACCGCAGATCGTGACGCCCAACGTGCCGATCTTCGACTATGCCCGCGGCGAGACCGTGTTCGTGTCGCAGATCGGCGGCGGCAACCCGCTGCTGACCGAAAGCGAGCGCACGGTCACGCGCGTCGGGCTGACGGTCAAGCCGTTCGACAAGCCGGATCTGACGCTGACCGCGACCTATACCGATCGCCGCACCGACAATCCGATCGCGGCCTTTCCCACGCCGACCCCGCAGATCGAGGCGGCCTTCCCCGATCGGTTCCTGCGCGATGCCGGCGGCGCCCTGATCCAGGTCGATGGGCGGCCGATCAACTTCGCCAGCGCGCGCAGTTCTCAGCTGCGCTGGGGGTTCAACCTGTCGCTGCCGCTCAAATCCTCGATCCAGAAGAAGATCGAGGCATGGCGCGCGGCCGGCGGCAATCGCGACGAGATGCCGGCGGAACTGCGCGCGATGATGGGCAATCGCCAGCGTGAACGCGGACCCGAAGGGCAGGTGCCGCCCAACCAGGCCGACCGCGAACGCGCCGCACAGGGCGGCGAGCGCGCCGGTCCGGGCGGTCCCGGCGGTCCGGGCGGTGGCGGCCTCCGGTCCGGCCGCGGGTTCGGCGGGCGGGGGCGCGGCCCGGGCGCGGGCGGCCGGCTGCAGTTCGCGCTGTTCCACACGTGGCACTTCATCGAGCGGATCGAGATCGATCCCTCGCTGCCGGCGCTCGACCTGCTCGATGGCGATGCGACAAGCTCGAACGGCGGCCAGCCGCGGCACGAACTTCAGGGCCAGCTCGGCTATTCGAACAACGGCCTCGGCGCGCGGATGAGCGTCGAATGGCAGAATGCCACGCGCGTGAATGGCGCGCTGGGCGGCAACGGCACCACGCTGCGCTTCGGCGATCTCGCGACCGTGGACCTGCGCCTGTTCGCCAACCTCGGCCAGATGCCGACCCTCGTGCAGAAGCACCCGTTCCTGCGCGGCGCGCGCGTCTCGCTGTCGATCGCGAACCTGTTCAACCAGCGCCAGTCGGTGGTGGACGAAAGCGGTGCAACCCCGGTGCGCTACCAGCCGGCCTATCTCGACCCGCTGGGGCGGACGATCAGCATCAACTTCCGGAAGCTGTTCTGA